One genomic segment of Nocardia spumae includes these proteins:
- a CDS encoding N-acetylmuramoyl-L-alanine amidase produces the protein MNHPRIIKTGLGLAVATVTTAGLLVPTAAFAAPAAPAPADPDMSTRLAGKTVFLDPGHQGAGDPGDLNRQVDNGRGGTKECQTTGMISRNGVPEHTINWNVAQLVRQSLEALGAQVVLSRQDDTGWGGCVDERAAAANRSGAAVAVSIHADGAPEQDHGFHLIVPQLPIPDAAANQAQSGPGQVATKAVRDAYVQAGFTPANYAGAVDGLQTRSDIAGPALTQVPDVFIEMGNGANVDDAKMLESPDGQLEHAIAITTGLVSYLIGAAPGAPSPAPVPSDSPANVPQSAPAEQSPAAPGATAPNATWPGATAPTAVPGNPAPPGAAQQNSTAPQQNSATDALRGAPRAVPAEPAPGATQAAPGTSAAPGAAQPGIAGSNPASSPPGTYQTAPGTYSTTDPGTSGAAPQQPANPGTSAQALPGQAGTQQSKPGSGSAANGLTGTAMRFLLPLAKSLGMDDSALDSELINLAYTLVSTLMGSSK, from the coding sequence ATGAACCATCCACGCATCATCAAGACCGGACTCGGGCTCGCCGTCGCCACGGTCACCACGGCCGGTCTGCTCGTGCCCACCGCTGCCTTCGCCGCACCGGCTGCGCCTGCGCCCGCAGATCCCGATATGTCGACCAGATTGGCCGGTAAGACGGTCTTCCTGGACCCGGGCCATCAGGGCGCCGGTGATCCGGGCGATCTCAACCGACAGGTGGACAACGGCCGCGGCGGTACCAAGGAATGCCAGACCACCGGCATGATCAGCCGCAACGGCGTCCCCGAACACACCATCAACTGGAATGTCGCCCAGCTGGTCCGGCAGTCGCTCGAGGCCTTGGGCGCGCAGGTCGTGCTGAGCCGTCAGGACGACACCGGCTGGGGCGGATGCGTCGACGAACGCGCGGCCGCGGCCAATCGCTCGGGCGCCGCCGTGGCGGTCAGTATTCACGCCGACGGGGCGCCCGAACAGGACCACGGCTTCCATCTGATCGTGCCCCAGCTGCCGATTCCCGACGCCGCGGCGAATCAGGCGCAGTCCGGCCCCGGACAGGTGGCCACCAAGGCCGTGCGTGACGCCTACGTTCAGGCGGGATTCACACCGGCGAACTATGCCGGTGCGGTCGACGGACTGCAGACCCGTTCCGATATCGCGGGCCCGGCGCTTACCCAGGTGCCCGACGTCTTCATCGAGATGGGCAACGGCGCCAATGTCGACGACGCGAAAATGCTGGAGTCGCCCGACGGGCAACTCGAGCATGCGATCGCCATCACGACCGGTCTGGTCAGCTATCTGATCGGAGCGGCGCCCGGTGCGCCGTCGCCGGCGCCGGTACCGTCCGACAGTCCCGCGAATGTGCCGCAGTCGGCTCCGGCCGAGCAGAGTCCCGCCGCACCGGGTGCGACCGCGCCGAATGCGACCTGGCCCGGCGCGACAGCACCGACCGCGGTGCCCGGGAATCCGGCGCCGCCGGGGGCCGCTCAGCAGAATTCGACAGCACCCCAACAGAATTCGGCCACCGACGCCTTGCGAGGTGCGCCGCGTGCGGTACCCGCCGAACCCGCTCCGGGCGCGACCCAGGCGGCTCCGGGCACCTCGGCCGCGCCCGGTGCGGCGCAACCGGGGATCGCGGGTTCGAATCCGGCGAGTTCGCCGCCCGGGACCTACCAGACCGCGCCGGGCACCTATTCGACCACCGATCCCGGCACTTCCGGTGCGGCACCGCAGCAACCGGCGAACCCCGGAACCAGTGCGCAGGCCCTGCCCGGGCAGGCCGGGACGCAGCAGAGCAAACCCGGGTCGGGCTCGGCCGCCAACGGTCTGACCGGCACGGCGATGCGGTTCCTGCTTCCGCTGGCGAAATCGCTCGGTATGGACGACAGCGCGCTCGATTCCGAATTGATCAATCTCGCCTACACCCTGGTCTCCACCCTCATGGGGTCGAGTAAGTAA
- the galT gene encoding galactose-1-phosphate uridylyltransferase translates to MADGREIIYFDSDPVARTATDTRDLPPTDTHSQVRFDPLLGEWVVIASHRQTRTFLPPADLCPLCPSRPGHPSEIPESDYGVVVFENRFPSLSAGRADLPDHVEGSPETLLRNGFGRCEVVCFTSDHDSSFARLDPDRARLVVDVWAQRSAELGAIDGVAQVYCFENHGEEIGVTLSHPHGQIYAYPFPTPRAVTMAANVARHRRAHGSNLFGDLLGAERAAGLRVVAGNEEWTAFVPPFARWPYEIQLYPHRRVADIPDLDDAQRDGFAHLYLDVLQRFARLFETPMPYVAAWNQAPRSVAPREDWWLHLQLFSIRRTAHKLKYLAGSESGMNVFISDTTPETVAAELREVR, encoded by the coding sequence CTGGCCGACGGACGCGAGATCATCTATTTCGACAGCGATCCCGTCGCTCGTACCGCCACCGACACCCGCGATCTGCCACCGACCGACACCCATTCCCAGGTCCGGTTCGATCCACTGCTCGGCGAATGGGTCGTGATCGCCTCCCATCGGCAGACCCGGACCTTCCTCCCGCCGGCGGATCTGTGCCCGCTGTGCCCGTCCCGGCCAGGGCATCCCTCCGAGATACCCGAATCCGATTACGGAGTGGTCGTCTTCGAGAACCGCTTCCCCTCGCTGTCGGCCGGACGCGCCGATCTGCCCGATCATGTCGAGGGATCGCCGGAGACACTGCTGCGCAACGGTTTCGGACGCTGCGAGGTGGTCTGTTTCACCAGCGACCACGACAGCTCGTTCGCCCGCCTGGATCCGGACCGAGCCCGGCTGGTGGTGGACGTGTGGGCACAGCGCAGCGCCGAACTCGGCGCGATCGACGGGGTGGCACAGGTGTACTGCTTCGAGAATCACGGGGAGGAGATCGGTGTCACCCTGTCCCATCCGCACGGGCAGATCTATGCCTATCCCTTCCCCACGCCGCGCGCGGTGACAATGGCGGCGAATGTGGCGCGGCATCGACGAGCGCACGGGAGCAATCTGTTCGGTGATCTGCTCGGCGCCGAACGCGCGGCCGGGCTGCGGGTGGTCGCCGGCAACGAGGAATGGACCGCCTTCGTGCCGCCGTTCGCGCGATGGCCCTACGAGATTCAGCTGTACCCTCATCGCCGGGTCGCCGATATCCCGGATCTCGACGATGCCCAGCGCGACGGGTTCGCACATCTGTATCTGGATGTGCTGCAACGCTTCGCCCGCCTGTTCGAGACGCCGATGCCCTACGTCGCGGCCTGGAATCAAGCGCCGAGATCGGTTGCACCCCGCGAGGACTGGTGGCTGCACCTGCAACTGTTCTCGATCCGGCGCACCGCGCACAAGCTCAAGTATCTGGCCGGGTCGGAATCGGGTATGAACGTCTTCATCAGTGACACCACGCCCGAGACGGTCGCCGCGGAACTGCGGGAGGTGCGGTGA
- the galK gene encoding galactokinase: MTPQPGRGVWVAPGRVNIIGEHTDYNDGYALPIALPQVVTCTAEATTDATVRVSSVQHPGRPVVEPIDGLADAAVTGWARYPLGVVYEFERRGYDLPGVVLGLDGAVPVGAGLSSSAAVECAVALAIRDLFALDVELAELIAIGQAAENSYVGAATGTLDQSAALLCTAGHALFLDFATGESAQVPFDLASAGLQLLVADTDTPHRLADGDYGRRRRECETAARELGVHSLRAITDPGEIRRLADPVLRRRARHVVTENARVLTVVELLRDGRDPRAIGPLLTSGHHSLRDDFEVSTAQLDAAAETAVEAGAHGARMVGGGFGGSVIALTDLERTDSVAAAIRRRFRHDGFTPPRFFVAVPAAGARRIS; the protein is encoded by the coding sequence GTGACACCACAGCCCGGCCGCGGGGTCTGGGTCGCGCCCGGGCGCGTCAACATCATCGGCGAGCACACCGATTACAACGACGGCTACGCCCTGCCGATCGCGCTGCCCCAGGTCGTGACCTGCACCGCGGAGGCGACCACCGACGCGACCGTGCGGGTGAGCTCCGTCCAGCACCCCGGGCGGCCGGTCGTCGAACCGATCGACGGATTGGCCGATGCCGCGGTCACCGGCTGGGCGCGCTACCCGCTGGGCGTGGTGTACGAATTCGAGCGCCGCGGCTACGACCTGCCCGGCGTGGTCCTGGGCCTCGACGGCGCGGTGCCGGTCGGAGCGGGACTGTCGTCATCGGCGGCCGTGGAATGTGCTGTCGCCCTGGCGATCCGGGATCTGTTCGCCCTCGACGTGGAGCTCGCGGAGCTGATCGCTATCGGGCAGGCAGCGGAGAATTCCTACGTCGGCGCCGCCACCGGGACGCTGGATCAGTCCGCCGCGCTGCTGTGCACCGCGGGCCACGCCCTGTTCCTGGACTTCGCCACCGGCGAATCCGCACAGGTGCCCTTCGATCTCGCCTCCGCCGGACTGCAGCTGCTGGTCGCCGACACCGATACCCCGCATCGGCTGGCCGACGGCGACTACGGCCGGCGACGCCGCGAATGTGAGACCGCGGCCCGCGAGCTCGGTGTCCATTCGCTCCGCGCGATCACCGATCCCGGCGAGATCCGGCGACTGGCGGATCCGGTGCTGCGCCGCCGGGCTCGCCATGTGGTCACCGAGAACGCACGCGTGCTGACGGTGGTGGAACTGTTGCGGGACGGGCGTGATCCGCGCGCGATCGGGCCGCTGTTGACCAGTGGCCATCACTCGCTGCGCGACGATTTCGAGGTTTCCACCGCGCAATTGGACGCGGCGGCCGAGACCGCGGTCGAGGCCGGCGCACACGGTGCGCGGATGGTCGGCGGCGGATTCGGCGGGAGCGTCATCGCGCTCACCGATCTCGAGCGCACCGACTCCGTGGCCGCCGCCATCCGGCGGCGGTTCCGGCACGACGGTTTCACACCGCCGCGGTTCTTCGTCGCCGTACCCGCCGCGGGGGCTCGCCGGATTTCCTGA
- a CDS encoding SDR family oxidoreductase codes for MTRRRILITGASAGLGAEMARQFAARGRDLALCARRTDNLHALRDELAGAHPDIRISVRALDVDDHAAVERVFGEFRTEFDGLDRVIVNAGLGKGAPVGSGRARANIATATTNFVSALAQAEAALEIFRGQNAGHLVLISSMSAVRGLPGKKAAYSASKAGLSTLGEGLAIELRRSPIAVTTVQPGFIATEMSARADDARLVVPLERGVAAMVAAIEAEPVRACVPQWPWRALNLVLPRLPRSVMARLG; via the coding sequence ATGACCAGGCGCAGAATTCTCATCACCGGGGCGAGTGCGGGTCTGGGGGCCGAGATGGCCCGGCAGTTCGCCGCCCGCGGACGCGATCTGGCGCTGTGCGCCCGCCGCACGGACAATCTGCACGCCCTGCGCGATGAGCTGGCCGGGGCCCATCCCGATATCCGGATCTCGGTACGGGCGCTCGATGTCGACGACCATGCCGCGGTCGAACGCGTCTTCGGCGAATTCCGCACGGAGTTCGACGGACTGGACCGGGTGATCGTCAATGCGGGCCTGGGCAAGGGAGCCCCCGTGGGGTCCGGCCGGGCGCGCGCGAATATCGCCACGGCAACAACGAATTTCGTGAGTGCCCTCGCCCAGGCCGAGGCGGCGCTGGAGATCTTCCGCGGCCAGAACGCCGGCCATCTGGTCCTGATCTCGTCAATGAGCGCGGTGCGCGGCCTGCCCGGCAAGAAGGCCGCGTACTCCGCCAGTAAAGCCGGATTGTCCACGTTGGGTGAGGGTTTGGCCATCGAGCTGCGCCGCAGTCCGATCGCGGTGACCACGGTGCAACCCGGATTCATCGCGACCGAGATGTCGGCTCGCGCCGACGACGCTCGCCTGGTCGTTCCGCTCGAGCGAGGCGTTGCCGCGATGGTCGCCGCGATCGAGGCCGAACCGGTTCGCGCGTGTGTGCCGCAATGGCCTTGGCGCGCACTGAACCTCGTCCTGCCCCGGCTGCCGCGATCGGTCATGGCACGGTTGGGCTGA
- a CDS encoding 3-oxoacyl-ACP synthase III family protein, with amino-acid sequence MPHSRFESIGAYLPEKRVTTEELIARLAVPPAFDLEKITGVRERRVHDTRPESYEDSFTLACKALDDCLSSSQYAGSEIEVVISTSITRSKNATRMYMEPSFASALAQRIGAENAITFDLSNACAGMLSGTYILDRMIRSGMVRNGIVVSGEAITPIADTAVREISDKYDLQFASLTVGDSAAAVVLDRSVDEADRIDYIELVTASEFSHLCLGMPSDKSPGVALYTDNRKMHNEDRFVLWTDSQRMFYDKRGTTFAEENFDFIIHHQFGAAAIPFMNAIAEREFGAPMPPDLNVISEYGNTSSTSHFIVLHDQLSRNEIPAGSKLLMVPAASGVVGGFLSTTISSLKV; translated from the coding sequence ATGCCGCATTCTCGTTTCGAATCCATCGGCGCATATCTACCCGAAAAGCGGGTGACAACGGAGGAATTGATCGCCCGGCTCGCAGTGCCGCCCGCCTTCGATCTCGAAAAGATCACAGGAGTACGCGAACGCCGCGTCCACGACACCCGGCCGGAGTCCTACGAAGACTCCTTCACCCTGGCATGCAAGGCGCTGGACGACTGTCTGAGCAGTTCACAGTATGCGGGCTCGGAGATAGAGGTGGTCATCTCCACCTCCATCACCCGCAGCAAGAACGCCACAAGAATGTATATGGAGCCGTCATTCGCCTCTGCCCTGGCACAGCGAATAGGGGCAGAGAACGCGATTACTTTCGACCTTTCCAACGCGTGTGCCGGAATGTTGAGCGGAACCTACATTCTCGATCGCATGATTCGCTCCGGAATGGTGCGTAACGGCATCGTCGTCAGCGGTGAGGCCATTACTCCTATCGCCGATACCGCGGTCCGGGAAATATCCGACAAATACGATCTACAATTCGCTTCGCTGACCGTCGGGGACTCCGCGGCGGCCGTGGTCCTCGACCGGTCCGTCGACGAGGCCGACCGGATCGACTACATCGAACTGGTGACCGCCTCGGAGTTCTCGCACCTGTGCCTGGGCATGCCCAGTGACAAGTCCCCGGGCGTGGCGCTCTACACCGACAACCGCAAGATGCACAACGAGGACCGGTTCGTGCTGTGGACCGACTCGCAGCGGATGTTCTACGACAAGCGCGGCACCACCTTCGCCGAGGAGAACTTCGACTTCATCATCCACCACCAGTTCGGCGCGGCCGCGATTCCGTTCATGAACGCCATCGCCGAGCGGGAGTTCGGTGCGCCGATGCCACCGGACCTCAACGTCATCAGCGAATACGGAAATACCTCCAGCACTTCACATTTCATCGTGTTGCACGACCAGTTGAGCCGTAACGAGATCCCGGCCGGCTCGAAGCTGCTGATGGTGCCCGCCGCTTCCGGCGTCGTCGGCGGCTTCCTGTCCACCACGATTTCGTCACTGAAGGTCTGA
- a CDS encoding fatty acid CoA ligase family protein encodes MNGTYWRAIDRFRAVVAAQPDRAAVYSAEPGGAGMPQYRRLSYADLDRWSDTIAERLIAAGVGSGTRTIVLVLPSPELYAIMLGLLKIGAVPVVIDPGMGLRRMLRCLRAAEAQAFIGIPRAHAARVVFRRYFRGVRVAVTVGPRWFWGGARLRAWGRRPTGALPARTPAPDDDLLLIAFTTGSTGPAKAVEMTHGNLSAMVEQVHAARDGVPPESSLITLPLVGILDLLLGSQCVLPPLIPSKVGSTDPAQVAAAIDRFGVRTLFASPAVLIPLLRHLERSGAALPTLRSVYSGGAPVPDWCIAGLRAVLDEDVRIYAGYGSTEALPMSMIESRELLAGPADRARTGAGTCIGRTADRVRARIVAITDDPLPTWAHAQDRASELDSTRGIGELVVAGPNVSTRYYWPPDANVTGKIIDGETVWHRTGDLAWIDDERRIWFCGRKSQRVRTADGPLFTVQIEQIFNAVEGVARTALVGVGAAGAQRPVLCVQTLPGADRTGIEAALRARGAEFELTAKISEFLFHPEFPVDIRHNAKIGREQLAVWASGQSMRGPR; translated from the coding sequence GTGAACGGAACCTACTGGCGCGCGATCGATCGGTTCCGCGCCGTCGTCGCGGCGCAACCCGACCGCGCGGCGGTCTACTCCGCGGAGCCCGGCGGTGCGGGGATGCCGCAGTATCGCCGGCTCAGCTACGCCGACCTCGACCGGTGGTCGGACACCATCGCCGAACGCCTCATCGCCGCCGGGGTGGGCAGCGGCACCCGCACCATCGTGCTGGTCCTGCCCAGCCCCGAGCTGTACGCGATCATGCTGGGGCTGTTGAAGATCGGCGCGGTGCCGGTCGTCATCGACCCCGGGATGGGGCTGCGCCGGATGCTGCGCTGTCTGCGGGCGGCCGAGGCCCAGGCGTTCATCGGAATACCGCGGGCGCACGCCGCGCGGGTGGTGTTTCGCCGCTACTTCCGCGGCGTGCGCGTCGCGGTGACGGTCGGGCCACGGTGGTTCTGGGGCGGGGCACGACTGCGGGCGTGGGGACGCCGGCCCACCGGTGCCCTGCCGGCCAGGACCCCGGCCCCCGATGACGATCTCCTGCTGATCGCGTTCACCACCGGCAGCACGGGGCCGGCCAAGGCCGTGGAAATGACCCACGGCAATCTCTCGGCCATGGTCGAGCAGGTCCACGCCGCGCGCGACGGGGTGCCGCCGGAAAGCTCGCTGATCACTCTGCCGCTGGTCGGGATCCTCGACCTGCTGCTCGGCTCGCAGTGTGTGCTGCCGCCGCTGATCCCCAGCAAAGTGGGATCCACCGATCCGGCGCAGGTGGCCGCCGCGATCGACCGGTTCGGCGTACGTACCCTCTTCGCCTCCCCGGCGGTGCTGATTCCGCTGCTGCGTCACCTCGAACGCAGCGGCGCCGCGCTGCCGACACTGCGCAGCGTGTATTCCGGCGGAGCGCCGGTCCCGGACTGGTGTATCGCGGGTCTGCGGGCGGTCCTCGACGAGGATGTCCGCATCTACGCCGGGTACGGCTCCACCGAGGCACTGCCGATGTCGATGATCGAATCGCGGGAGCTGCTGGCGGGCCCGGCAGACCGCGCGCGTACGGGTGCGGGCACCTGCATCGGCCGGACCGCCGACCGGGTGCGGGCCCGGATCGTCGCGATCACCGACGATCCGCTGCCCACCTGGGCACACGCGCAGGACCGGGCATCGGAACTCGACAGCACCCGCGGCATCGGGGAACTCGTGGTCGCGGGACCGAATGTGAGCACTCGCTACTACTGGCCGCCGGACGCCAACGTGACGGGCAAGATCATCGACGGCGAGACGGTCTGGCACCGCACCGGCGATCTGGCCTGGATCGACGACGAGCGGCGAATCTGGTTCTGCGGACGTAAATCTCAGCGCGTGCGCACCGCCGACGGACCGCTGTTCACCGTCCAGATCGAGCAGATCTTCAACGCGGTGGAGGGCGTGGCTCGCACGGCACTGGTCGGAGTGGGCGCCGCGGGCGCCCAGCGGCCCGTGCTGTGTGTGCAAACGCTGCCCGGCGCCGATCGCACCGGGATCGAGGCCGCACTGCGGGCCCGCGGCGCCGAATTCGAACTCACCGCGAAGATCTCGGAGTTCTTGTTCCATCCGGAGTTCCCGGTGGATATCCGGCACAACGCGAAGATCGGGCGCGAGCAGCTCGCGGTCTGGGCGAGCGGGCAATCGATGAGGGGACCGCGATGA
- a CDS encoding NAD-dependent epimerase/dehydratase family protein gives MRALVTGASGFLGGALARRLAAEGGHEVTVLARRTSNLGELRDLDGVHVVYGDLTDEASLRRACTGVDVVFHSAARVDERGTREQFHNENVRGTEYLLRAARTAGATRFVFISSPSALMDRDGGDQIDIDESVPYPSRYLNPYAETKAAAERAVLAADTADFTTCALRPRAIWGAGDRSGPIVRLLGRTAQGRLPDLSFGRSVQASLCHVENIVHACLGAAASDRVGGRAYFVADAEKTDVWAFLAEVAARLGYPPPSRRPDPRVLAAAVAVIETLWRIPAVARRWSPPLSRYVVALMTRTATYDTGAAARDFGYAPIVDRDRGLEQFLSWLGSQGGIEHLTRELR, from the coding sequence GTGAGAGCATTGGTCACCGGGGCATCCGGATTCCTGGGTGGCGCGTTGGCGCGCCGTCTGGCCGCCGAGGGCGGACACGAGGTCACGGTGCTCGCGCGCCGCACCAGCAACCTGGGCGAACTGCGCGATCTCGACGGCGTGCACGTCGTCTACGGCGATCTCACCGACGAGGCTTCACTGCGGCGCGCCTGCACCGGTGTCGACGTGGTGTTCCACAGCGCCGCCCGGGTCGACGAGCGCGGCACCCGCGAACAGTTCCACAACGAGAATGTGCGCGGCACCGAATATCTGCTCCGCGCCGCGCGGACGGCCGGTGCCACCCGCTTCGTCTTCATCTCCAGCCCCAGCGCGTTGATGGACCGTGACGGCGGCGACCAGATCGATATCGACGAATCGGTGCCGTATCCGAGCCGGTACCTGAATCCGTACGCCGAAACCAAGGCCGCCGCCGAACGTGCCGTATTGGCCGCCGACACTGCCGATTTCACCACCTGTGCCCTGCGCCCGCGCGCGATCTGGGGCGCCGGTGACCGATCCGGCCCGATCGTGCGTCTGCTCGGGCGCACGGCACAGGGACGGCTGCCCGATCTGTCCTTCGGTCGATCGGTTCAGGCATCGCTGTGCCATGTGGAAAATATCGTGCACGCCTGTCTGGGGGCCGCCGCCTCCGACCGGGTGGGTGGCCGGGCCTATTTCGTCGCCGACGCCGAGAAGACCGATGTGTGGGCATTTCTGGCGGAGGTCGCCGCCCGGCTCGGTTACCCGCCACCCAGCCGCCGGCCCGATCCCCGGGTGCTCGCCGCCGCGGTGGCGGTGATCGAAACCCTGTGGCGCATACCGGCGGTCGCCCGGCGCTGGTCACCTCCGCTGTCGCGCTACGTCGTGGCGTTGATGACCCGAACCGCCACCTACGACACCGGCGCGGCCGCACGCGATTTCGGATACGCGCCGATCGTCGACCGCGACCGCGGGCTCGAGCAGTTCCTGTCCTGGCTCGGATCCCAAGGCGGTATCGAGCACCTCACCCGCGAGTTGCGGTAA
- a CDS encoding peptide synthetase has product MSTVFRRRISPTERMYFPMRDMAPPFLMQLAISGTGGLDAERVRRAVATAAAVCPGARLRREGRYWVDTGVPPAVREISGHTLDLEHLEADSVLGSAIGPTPGTTCEVLLLTGDPVTMIFRVFHGVMDGMGMVLWARTVLAALRGERPEPLGDPIADRELVRRIGTSGRPAAMVPRYRAAVGHGRQDPGAARHLLRRRTIAAAGPGAVARVSALLADHAGATARIMVPVDLRRHDPRLRSTANLALPLFLDIRPGEQWPQVRDRMRAGLRDRTELDQMASSAIGNAPHAVGRAILRATNALGARFGRNLASATVSHMGRFDLDELAVPGWTPTTVFVLPQHSVAMPLLFAMVECGGRTELSVSARNGRGIEQRLEALLDRIAETLEAELPQTDSAPA; this is encoded by the coding sequence ATGAGCACCGTCTTCCGGCGGCGAATCTCGCCCACCGAGCGCATGTACTTTCCCATGCGCGATATGGCGCCGCCGTTCCTGATGCAATTGGCCATTTCCGGAACGGGCGGCCTCGACGCGGAGCGAGTGCGGCGTGCTGTCGCCACCGCCGCGGCGGTCTGCCCCGGCGCCCGGCTGCGCCGTGAAGGTCGCTACTGGGTCGATACCGGAGTCCCGCCCGCGGTACGTGAAATAAGCGGTCACACACTGGATCTCGAACATCTGGAAGCGGACTCCGTGCTGGGTTCCGCGATCGGCCCGACACCGGGGACCACCTGCGAGGTACTTCTGCTGACCGGAGATCCGGTCACGATGATCTTCCGGGTGTTCCACGGGGTCATGGACGGTATGGGCATGGTGCTGTGGGCACGCACCGTGCTGGCCGCCTTGCGCGGCGAACGGCCCGAACCGCTCGGCGATCCGATCGCCGACCGGGAATTGGTGCGCCGTATCGGCACCTCCGGTCGTCCCGCCGCGATGGTCCCCCGGTACCGCGCGGCGGTCGGCCACGGGCGCCAGGATCCGGGGGCGGCGCGACATCTGTTGCGGCGCCGCACCATCGCCGCCGCCGGACCCGGCGCCGTCGCGCGGGTGTCGGCGCTGCTGGCCGACCACGCGGGCGCCACCGCCCGCATCATGGTGCCGGTCGACCTGCGCCGCCACGATCCGCGGCTGCGATCGACGGCGAATCTGGCGCTGCCGCTGTTCCTCGATATTCGCCCGGGCGAGCAGTGGCCTCAGGTCCGGGATCGGATGCGTGCCGGCCTGCGTGACCGCACCGAACTCGATCAGATGGCGTCGAGTGCGATCGGCAACGCGCCGCATGCGGTCGGTCGCGCCATCCTGCGCGCCACCAATGCCCTCGGAGCCCGCTTCGGCCGCAACCTGGCCTCGGCGACGGTATCGCATATGGGCCGTTTCGATCTCGACGAGCTCGCCGTCCCCGGCTGGACTCCCACCACGGTGTTCGTACTGCCGCAACACAGCGTGGCGATGCCGCTGCTGTTCGCGATGGTGGAATGCGGTGGGCGCACCGAACTGTCGGTATCGGCCCGCAACGGCCGTGGCATCGAACAGCGGCTCGAAGCCCTGCTCGATCGCATCGCCGAGACCCTGGAAGCCGAACTGCCACAAACCGATTCGGCCCCGGCATGA